Proteins encoded together in one Impatiens glandulifera chromosome 1, dImpGla2.1, whole genome shotgun sequence window:
- the LOC124914073 gene encoding protein ROOT HAIR DEFECTIVE 3-like, which produces MENYVAGNYEKVYLADGKQAAGSSSSYSTHLIDGEGKFNSSGLESFTQNANLSKSGKSYSVISIMGPQSSGKSTLLNHLFQTNFVEMNANKGRSQTTLGIWLAKCVNVEPCTLVMDLEGNDGRERGDNDTSFEKQIALFALAVSDVVLINMWCHDVGREKAANKPLLRTAFQVMMRLFKPRQTTLLFVLRDKTQTPFAKLEQILKKDTLEIWNSIPKPQSRKETAFSEFFNIKVVALSSYEEEMETYLEEVSELRNQLSSGEIMSTSDESFVPALGFSISAEEIWKTIRANKDLNIPPPTVMIAKVRCEEIAREKLEAFLANNEWCELSEATSTNNPVPDFGNKTSSLINACLSQYDEDAQLYEDDIRQERRQMLIDNLMLRIKPAYDSALQVIITGKVKEFKDAFENDLKGGKSFRDMVDICVERYSSQFDRAFEDISIPEGNWDCSVEKEKFMNEINAIVGQARGEKLNDLIHEYNEKLRDTTREPLEAILGNPGSETWPNIRELLSTQSKEIAKEYYQAMSQLGGDQDTTSLDDIQTQFQGYLKQIIVTKAKIEAPKVANLMQDRFITMFLQDSDSMPRSWNEDDIDINKIIRVAKTQVSN; this is translated from the exons gCAAACAAGCTGCAGGTTCTTCTTCAAGCTATTCGACGCACCTGATAGATGGTGAAGGAAAGTTCAATAGCTCTGGACTAGAGAGCTTTACCCAGAACGCTAATTTATCTAAATCTGGCAAATCCTACTCTGTTATCTCTATCATGGGCCCTCAAAGCAGCG ggaAGAGCACGCTGTTGAACCACTTGTTCCAAACAAATTTCGTTGAGATGAATGCAAACAAAGGCAG GTCTCAAACAACGTTGGGTATTTGGTTAGCAAAATGTGTCAATGTTGAACCATGTACTCTTGTCATGGACTTGGAAGGTAACGATGGAAGAGAGAGGGGTGAT AATGATACATCCTTCGAGAAGCAAATCGCACTCTTCGCGCTTGCAGTTTCAGATGTAGTCCTCATAAACAT gtggTGTCACGATGTTGGACGAGAAAAGGCTGCAAATAAACCCTTATTAAGAACTGCCTTCCAG GTGATGATGCGCTTGTTCAAGCCTCGTCAAACCACTCTTTTGTTTGTACTTCGAGACAAAACTCAg ACGCCTTTTGCAAAGTTAGAACAAATCCTAAAGAAAGACACTCTTGAG ATATGGAATTCAATTCCTAAACCGCAATCTCGCAAGGAAACAGCGTTCAGCGAATTCTTCAAT ATTAAGGTCGTGGCACTTTCTAGTTACGAGGAAGAAATGGAAACATATCTCGAAGAG GTAAGTGAGTTAAGGAATCAACTATCAAGTGGGGAAATTATGTCAACAAGTGATGAGAGCTTTGTCCCTGCTCTTGGATTTTCCATCAGCGCCGAAGAAATTTGGAAAACAATCAGGGCCAATAAAGACCTTAACATTCCACCTCCAAcg gtgatGATTGCCAAAGTGCGTTGTGAAGAAATTGCAAGGGAAAAACTTGAAGCTTTTCTTGCTAACAAT gaatgGTGTGAATTAAGTGAGGCAACGAGCACTAATAATCCAGTGCCAGATTTCGGCAACAAGACTAGTTCACTCATCAATGCTTGTCTATCACA ATACGACGAAGATGCTCAACTTTACGAAGATGATATAAGACAGGAGCGGCGACAGATGCTCATCGACAACTTAATGcta CGTATAAAACCAGCATATGATTCTGCTTTGCAAGTTATCATTACCGGAAAGGTGAAGGAATTCAAAGATGCgtttgaaaatgatttgaaaGGCGGTAAAAGTTTTCGCGATATGGTTGATATCTGTGTTGAGCGTTATTCAAGCCAATTCGACAGAGCATTTGAag ATATTAGTATCCCAGAAGGTAACTGGGATTGTTCAGTAGAGAAGGAGAAgtttatgaatgaaataaatgcAATTGTTGGGCAAGCCCGGGGAGAAAAATTGAATGATCTGATTCACGAATACAATGAGAAGTTGAGGGATACAACAAGGGAACCATTGGAGGCCATTCTAGGAAACCCGGGGTCTGAAACGTGGCCAAATATAAGGGAACTTCTCTCAACCCAGTCTAAGGAAATTGCCAAGGAGTACTACCAGGCCATGTCCCAATTAGGTGGAGACCAGGACACGACTTCCCTCGACGACATACAAACGCAGTTTCAGGGCTACTTAAAACAAATTATCGTAACAAAAGCAAAGATAGAGGCACCTAAAGTGGCTAATCTTATGCAAGACAG gttCATCACAATGTTTCTTCAAGATTCTGATTCCATGCCACGCTCATGGAATGAAGATGACATTGACATCAACAAGATCATTAGGGTTGCTAAGACTCaagtaagtaattaa